In Haloarcula sp. H-GB4, a single genomic region encodes these proteins:
- a CDS encoding HVO_2753 family zinc finger protein — MSESQQKQARKCVSCGINIAGTNAAAFKCPDCGQQIYRCATCRKQSNLYKCPDCGFMGP; from the coding sequence ATGAGCGAGAGCCAACAGAAACAGGCGCGCAAGTGCGTCTCGTGTGGCATCAACATCGCCGGCACGAACGCCGCCGCGTTCAAGTGCCCGGACTGTGGCCAGCAGATCTACCGCTGTGCCACCTGCCGGAAGCAGAGCAACCTCTACAAATGCCCGGACTGCGGCTTCATGGGGCCATAA
- a CDS encoding 50S ribosomal protein L21e codes for MPSSNGPLEGTRDKLKNKPRDRGTSPPQRAVEEFDDGEKVHLKIDPSVPNGRFHPRFDGQTGTVEGKQGDAYKVDIVDGGKEKTIIVTAAHLRRQE; via the coding sequence ATGCCTAGTTCAAACGGACCTCTCGAAGGAACACGAGACAAGCTCAAGAACAAGCCCCGCGACCGCGGCACCTCGCCGCCCCAGCGCGCCGTCGAAGAGTTTGACGACGGCGAGAAAGTCCACCTCAAGATCGACCCGTCCGTGCCGAACGGGCGCTTCCACCCGCGGTTCGACGGCCAGACCGGAACCGTCGAGGGGAAGCAGGGTGACGCGTACAAGGTCGATATCGTCGACGGTGGCAAAGAGAAAACCATCATCGTCACCGCTGCGCACCTGCGCCGGCAAGAATGA
- a CDS encoding RNA polymerase Rpb4 family protein — translation MTIFKEKVSEEFLTVAETKEILEDLEMERAAEEDREMRYELKRAIEHVNRFALLDPEESLQLVEELEELEKVDTPTAYKIANLRPLDRDELRAVFAQERYTLDGDELDDILNIVKQYA, via the coding sequence ATGACGATATTTAAAGAAAAAGTCAGTGAGGAGTTCCTGACGGTCGCGGAGACCAAGGAGATACTCGAAGACCTCGAGATGGAGCGGGCTGCCGAGGAGGACCGTGAGATGCGCTACGAGCTCAAGCGAGCTATCGAGCACGTCAACCGGTTTGCCCTCCTCGACCCTGAGGAGTCGCTACAACTGGTCGAAGAGCTCGAAGAGCTCGAAAAGGTCGACACGCCGACGGCCTACAAGATCGCGAACCTCCGACCGCTGGACCGCGACGAGCTCCGGGCTGTGTTCGCACAGGAGCGGTACACGCTCGACGGCGACGAACTCGACGATATCCTCAACATCGTCAAGCAGTACGCGTAA
- a CDS encoding elongation factor 1-beta, producing MGKVAAKIKVMPESPEVDLDDLQERLEGVLPEGTKINGFEREDVAFGLVALTPTVIVPDDTGGTEAVEEAFANVDDVESVSIESTGRL from the coding sequence ATGGGGAAAGTAGCAGCCAAGATCAAGGTCATGCCGGAGAGTCCCGAAGTCGACCTCGACGACCTGCAGGAGCGTCTCGAGGGTGTGCTTCCCGAAGGAACGAAGATCAACGGGTTCGAGCGCGAGGACGTCGCCTTCGGTCTCGTCGCGCTGACGCCGACGGTCATCGTCCCTGACGACACTGGTGGCACGGAAGCCGTCGAAGAAGCCTTTGCGAACGTCGATGACGTCGAGTCGGTCTCCATCGAGAGCACCGGTCGCCTGTAA
- a CDS encoding 5-methyltetrahydropteroyltriglutamate--homocysteine methyltransferase, giving the protein MTQVIATTPGLFPLPDWAKDELADLKGHQKTDLISGDESGEIAAAYDKAREEVIAIQQDAGLDRVVEGQLRWDDMLAHPLAVHDSVETKGIVRYYDNNNFYREPVVQGDLSADGGDVAADLSTAAEHVDSGLQAVLPGPYSLADLATDEHYGDDAEFLDAIAEFLVEEVNAFPDVETLFLLEPSLVENTPADGEDERAAEAIDAIASAADADVVAHTYWGAIEEKAYAHLMDADVDAIGFDLVANHDQTVYNVQEYGTKEDVALGVVDGQNTLVESPETIRDRIDWFEQQTNTAYDTVYATANTETFYLPVNKFEDKLKALANAADLEAAEA; this is encoded by the coding sequence ATGACACAGGTAATCGCCACGACCCCTGGGCTCTTTCCGCTCCCGGACTGGGCCAAGGACGAACTGGCAGATCTGAAGGGCCACCAGAAGACCGATCTCATCTCGGGCGACGAATCCGGCGAGATTGCTGCAGCCTACGATAAAGCCCGCGAGGAAGTCATCGCCATCCAGCAGGACGCCGGACTTGACCGCGTTGTCGAGGGCCAGCTCCGCTGGGACGACATGCTCGCACACCCGCTTGCAGTCCACGACAGCGTGGAGACGAAAGGCATCGTCCGCTACTATGACAACAACAATTTCTACCGAGAGCCGGTCGTGCAGGGCGACCTGAGTGCTGACGGTGGCGACGTTGCCGCGGACCTCAGTACAGCGGCCGAGCACGTCGATTCGGGACTCCAGGCTGTACTCCCCGGGCCGTACTCGCTTGCGGACCTCGCGACGGACGAGCACTACGGTGATGACGCTGAGTTCCTTGACGCCATCGCCGAGTTCCTTGTCGAGGAAGTGAACGCGTTCCCGGATGTCGAGACGCTGTTCCTGCTTGAACCGTCGCTGGTCGAGAACACGCCTGCTGATGGGGAGGACGAGCGCGCCGCCGAGGCAATCGACGCCATCGCCTCGGCCGCCGACGCCGACGTTGTCGCCCACACCTACTGGGGCGCAATCGAGGAGAAGGCCTACGCACACCTGATGGACGCTGACGTGGACGCCATCGGCTTCGACCTCGTGGCGAACCACGACCAGACCGTCTACAACGTGCAGGAGTACGGCACCAAGGAAGACGTGGCGCTGGGCGTTGTCGACGGCCAGAACACGCTCGTCGAGTCACCTGAAACAATTCGGGACCGCATCGACTGGTTCGAACAGCAGACGAACACCGCGTACGACACCGTCTACGCGACAGCCAACACGGAAACGTTCTACCTCCCGGTGAACAAGTTCGAAGACAAGCTCAAAGCGCTCGCAAACGCCGCGGATCTGGAGGCGGCGGAGGCATAA
- a CDS encoding DUF655 domain-containing protein: MTESESGGDTMMAAVLDVLPHGRPGDDRPQHQKEPLAYALDIDEFYIYELQLADKDVDIAFGDRIDLTEFGRVTEVEFEDIPSGARSELDYAVEEVVEANEQRFVDFYNDAQPITLRLHQLNLLPGIGKKLRNTILDERKRKPFQSFEDLEERVSGLHSPKETLVERILEELQDDDLKYRLFVRREEQSS; encoded by the coding sequence ATGACTGAATCGGAGAGCGGCGGCGACACTATGATGGCGGCTGTCCTCGATGTCCTCCCGCATGGGCGGCCCGGAGACGACCGGCCACAGCACCAGAAGGAGCCGCTTGCGTACGCACTCGACATCGATGAATTCTACATTTACGAGCTGCAGCTTGCGGACAAGGACGTTGATATCGCGTTTGGTGACCGCATCGACCTGACGGAGTTCGGCCGCGTGACCGAAGTCGAATTCGAGGACATCCCGAGTGGTGCCCGCTCGGAACTCGACTACGCCGTCGAGGAAGTCGTCGAGGCAAACGAGCAGCGGTTCGTCGACTTCTACAACGACGCCCAGCCGATCACGCTGCGGCTCCACCAGCTGAACCTTCTGCCGGGCATCGGGAAGAAGCTCCGGAACACGATTCTCGATGAGCGAAAGCGAAAGCCCTTCCAGAGCTTCGAAGACCTCGAAGAGCGCGTTAGTGGCCTCCACAGCCCCAAGGAGACGCTTGTCGAGCGGATACTCGAAGAGCTACAGGACGATGACCTGAAGTACCGGCTGTTCGTCCGGCGCGAGGAACAGTCCTCGTAA
- a CDS encoding DUF2391 family protein: protein MSTQEDSPAERDTEDDEFATLFDELQELEQLVDSEDERRQVRDAMRAAADSQDHEPATFGRVVWGFGRSDLAEALLGSLLFGIPMAVEGGTVDAGLHIAQHPLYLVATVAIAIALVISILYVADFQDVRVANRILGIVPRRLVGVTGTALVVSVALLTGWGLVEWSTDPAVVYESACICAVAFVPMAIGAALGDILPGN, encoded by the coding sequence ATGAGCACGCAGGAAGACTCACCAGCCGAACGAGACACCGAGGACGACGAGTTCGCAACGCTGTTCGATGAACTCCAGGAACTGGAACAGCTCGTCGACTCAGAGGACGAGCGACGACAGGTCCGTGACGCGATGCGTGCGGCCGCCGATTCACAGGACCACGAGCCTGCGACCTTTGGCCGGGTCGTCTGGGGCTTTGGCCGGTCCGACCTTGCGGAAGCGCTGCTTGGCTCGCTGTTGTTCGGGATTCCGATGGCCGTCGAAGGCGGGACGGTCGATGCTGGGCTACACATCGCCCAACACCCGCTGTATCTCGTCGCGACAGTCGCCATCGCCATCGCGTTGGTCATCTCGATTCTGTACGTCGCCGACTTTCAGGATGTTCGAGTGGCGAACCGGATACTGGGAATCGTGCCGCGGCGACTTGTCGGCGTCACCGGAACAGCACTTGTGGTTTCCGTCGCGCTCCTTACTGGGTGGGGGCTCGTCGAGTGGTCGACCGACCCCGCGGTCGTCTACGAATCGGCCTGCATCTGTGCCGTGGCGTTCGTTCCGATGGCGATCGGCGCTGCCCTCGGGGACATTCTGCCCGGGAACTAG
- a CDS encoding 3-hydroxyacyl-CoA dehydrogenase family protein, giving the protein MIVAVLGTGQRGRNIAQRCVRAGHEVRLRGTDASDVMDRVDEIRRALNGDVSAGIDGTTGLESAVNGSDIVIDATAGGTDSHREVVAETETMVEDETLIAVSDTSLSVTAVATGLRSPDRAVGLNLVDPPDGAIVEVVIAEQTTAATRDRVTDFVESLDASPVVVRDTPGFAALRLELATIAEAVRMVEDGVAGVRDIDRTFERGDSDRDGPLVRADRHGLETVLTALEDLADRLDERFEPPALLRRKVEDGQRGAVTGEGFYVWEDGTPAAGADPDPDVPTRDSEPDLR; this is encoded by the coding sequence ATGATTGTGGCCGTACTCGGAACCGGACAGCGGGGGCGGAATATCGCACAGCGATGTGTCCGTGCGGGCCACGAAGTGCGTCTCCGGGGAACGGATGCGTCGGACGTGATGGACCGGGTCGACGAGATTCGACGCGCACTCAACGGGGACGTCTCGGCCGGTATCGACGGAACCACCGGGCTCGAAAGCGCTGTCAACGGCAGCGACATCGTCATCGACGCAACCGCTGGCGGGACGGACAGCCATCGGGAGGTGGTCGCCGAAACTGAGACCATGGTCGAGGATGAGACGCTCATCGCCGTCAGCGACACGTCGCTGTCGGTAACTGCCGTCGCTACTGGTCTGCGGAGTCCGGACCGTGCCGTCGGCCTCAACCTTGTCGACCCGCCGGACGGCGCTATCGTCGAGGTCGTCATCGCCGAGCAGACGACAGCGGCGACCCGCGACCGAGTCACTGACTTCGTCGAAAGTCTGGACGCATCACCGGTCGTTGTGCGAGACACACCCGGGTTCGCCGCGCTCCGCCTCGAACTCGCTACTATCGCTGAGGCGGTCCGGATGGTTGAGGATGGTGTCGCCGGGGTTCGTGATATCGACCGGACGTTCGAGCGTGGTGATTCAGACCGCGACGGGCCGCTCGTTCGCGCCGACCGGCACGGGCTGGAAACGGTGCTCACAGCGCTCGAAGACCTCGCTGACCGGCTCGACGAGCGGTTCGAGCCGCCAGCGTTGCTCCGTCGGAAGGTCGAAGATGGACAGCGAGGTGCTGTCACCGGCGAGGGATTCTACGTCTGGGAAGACGGCACTCCGGCGGCCGGTGCCGACCCGGACCCGGACGTGCCAACGCGAGATAGTGAGCCCGATCTCAGATGA
- a CDS encoding methionine synthase yields MTGPRDQFKPADHPNDHFLLTTVVGSYPKPKWHDRARELFEDEDADFGEDEWEESKDDASRLITHEHERAGLDVICDGEMRRNEMVEYFAHRIDGYEFNGRVKVWGHNYFDKPSVADEVEYGEQWLVEEFEFTDEVAERPVKVPITGPYTLANWSFNEVYDNEEQLAYELADLVNEEIEALVEAGARYIQIDEPALATTPDDHAIVGECLERIVDEIPDDVRLGLHVCYGDYSRIYPEILDYPVHEYDLELANGDYDQLDVFKEHEFTKDFAMGVLDAHTAEVESVAEIKKNIKKGLEVVPPERLTVSPDCGVKLLPREVARGKMENMVQAAREVEEELDAGEIDVVASGAEAHADD; encoded by the coding sequence ATGACAGGACCACGAGACCAGTTCAAACCGGCGGACCACCCGAACGACCATTTCCTGCTGACGACCGTCGTCGGCTCCTACCCCAAGCCCAAGTGGCACGACCGTGCCCGTGAGCTGTTCGAGGACGAGGACGCCGACTTCGGCGAGGACGAGTGGGAAGAATCGAAAGACGACGCCTCGCGGCTCATCACTCACGAGCACGAACGCGCAGGCCTCGATGTCATCTGTGACGGCGAGATGCGCCGCAACGAGATGGTAGAGTACTTCGCCCACCGCATCGACGGCTATGAGTTCAACGGCCGCGTGAAGGTGTGGGGCCACAACTACTTCGACAAGCCGAGCGTCGCCGACGAGGTCGAGTACGGCGAGCAGTGGCTCGTCGAGGAGTTCGAATTCACCGACGAGGTGGCCGAGCGACCGGTCAAGGTTCCGATTACGGGGCCGTACACGCTCGCCAACTGGTCGTTCAACGAAGTGTACGACAACGAGGAGCAGTTGGCCTACGAACTGGCGGACCTCGTCAACGAGGAAATCGAGGCGCTGGTTGAGGCTGGCGCTCGATACATCCAGATCGACGAGCCGGCCCTGGCCACGACGCCGGACGACCACGCCATCGTTGGAGAGTGTCTGGAACGCATCGTCGACGAAATCCCCGACGATGTGCGTCTGGGCCTGCACGTCTGTTACGGCGACTACTCGCGTATCTACCCCGAGATTCTGGACTACCCGGTTCACGAGTACGATCTGGAGCTCGCAAACGGCGACTACGACCAGCTCGACGTGTTCAAAGAGCACGAATTCACGAAGGACTTCGCGATGGGCGTGCTGGACGCCCACACCGCGGAGGTCGAGTCCGTTGCGGAAATCAAGAAGAACATTAAAAAGGGACTGGAAGTCGTGCCGCCGGAACGACTCACCGTTTCGCCGGACTGTGGCGTCAAGCTCCTGCCTCGTGAGGTCGCCCGCGGCAAGATGGAGAACATGGTGCAGGCAGCTCGCGAAGTCGAGGAGGAACTGGACGCTGGCGAGATTGATGTTGTTGCGAGTGGTGCGGAAGCGCACGCAGACGATTAA
- a CDS encoding HemK2/MTQ2 family protein methyltransferase, translated as MGDGEDRPSLADQRGVESVYQPAEDSDLLARTAQERVEAGDTVLDVGTGSGYVAATLADAGARAVGVDVSPLACREAAENGVPVVRGDLVEPFQTAAFDLVAFNPPYLPTPPEQEWDDWMEHALSGGDDGRRLVDPFLEAVERVLAPGGEALMLVSSLTDPDAVRAYASEHGLASEQLASEKHPYEALVVLRFYRV; from the coding sequence ATGGGTGACGGTGAAGACCGCCCCTCGCTGGCCGACCAGCGGGGCGTAGAGTCGGTGTACCAGCCGGCGGAGGACTCGGACCTGCTGGCCCGAACGGCTCAGGAACGAGTCGAGGCGGGCGATACTGTCCTTGATGTGGGGACGGGCTCCGGGTACGTCGCCGCGACGCTCGCCGACGCTGGGGCACGGGCGGTCGGCGTCGACGTGAGCCCGCTGGCCTGTCGAGAGGCGGCCGAGAACGGCGTCCCAGTCGTTCGCGGGGACCTCGTCGAGCCGTTCCAGACAGCGGCTTTCGACCTCGTGGCGTTCAATCCGCCCTATTTGCCGACCCCGCCCGAGCAAGAGTGGGACGACTGGATGGAACACGCGCTGTCGGGTGGCGACGACGGACGGCGGCTCGTCGACCCGTTTCTCGAAGCCGTCGAGCGTGTGTTAGCCCCGGGCGGCGAAGCGCTCATGCTTGTCAGCAGTCTCACGGACCCGGATGCAGTGCGAGCGTACGCGAGCGAACACGGGCTGGCGAGCGAGCAGCTTGCCAGTGAAAAACACCCATACGAGGCCCTCGTCGTCCTGCGGTTCTATCGAGTTTGA
- a CDS encoding HTH domain-containing protein, producing the protein MTGDTHLRAELYLRGDTYGTFDAQQQVLNRVKRLEANGVFSESMLAGEWQRIRTMAEDKRSEAIRTYEEFRDWAGQNDHSLEPAFERRNRSYVGMDRVDDVVVFPVVSLAIYDSDDLEGVFPCSDEKRTYTVGDALEAFERGDEDWLAQFDSLSVDRTDPLLEPGVDATI; encoded by the coding sequence ATGACAGGGGACACACATCTTCGGGCAGAACTGTATCTTCGTGGAGATACGTACGGCACGTTCGACGCACAACAACAGGTGCTCAATCGGGTGAAGCGACTGGAGGCCAACGGCGTGTTCAGCGAGTCGATGTTGGCCGGCGAGTGGCAGCGGATCAGAACGATGGCAGAGGACAAGCGGTCGGAAGCCATCCGGACCTACGAAGAGTTCAGAGACTGGGCAGGCCAGAACGACCACTCGCTCGAACCGGCGTTCGAACGGCGGAACCGAAGCTACGTCGGGATGGACCGGGTCGACGACGTTGTCGTCTTCCCGGTCGTTTCGCTGGCGATCTACGACAGCGACGACCTAGAAGGCGTGTTCCCGTGCTCGGACGAGAAACGGACATACACTGTCGGTGACGCGCTAGAAGCCTTCGAGCGTGGCGATGAGGATTGGCTCGCACAGTTTGACTCCCTGTCGGTCGACCGGACTGACCCGCTGCTCGAGCCGGGCGTCGACGCGACGATTTAA
- a CDS encoding 16S ribosomal RNA methyltransferase A, whose product MTTIETGTRDPDALVRRAGKRADTRQDQHFLVDDRVLDRIPEYATDADVDLSHVLEIGAGPGALTDRLLAVAGRVTAVERDPDFAAHLREEFAEEVAADRLTIVEGDALEVDLPEFTASISNLPYGASSEIAFRLLPKQRPLLLMFQQEFAERMAADPATDDYGRLSVTAGHYADVEIVETVPPEAFDPQPRVTSALVRTTPRTPDYTVPSDDFFMDFLKAVFTQRRKTMRNAVRNTAHISGLGDPDAVVEAADEDLMSARAGKLTPADFATLATLAYEVGQPEA is encoded by the coding sequence ATGACTACGATCGAAACAGGGACTCGGGACCCCGACGCGCTTGTCCGGCGGGCTGGCAAACGGGCCGACACCCGGCAGGACCAGCACTTCCTCGTCGACGACCGGGTACTGGACCGCATTCCGGAGTACGCGACCGACGCGGACGTAGACCTCTCGCACGTGCTGGAGATCGGCGCAGGCCCGGGTGCGCTAACGGACCGCTTGCTCGCGGTGGCTGGGCGCGTGACCGCAGTCGAGCGTGATCCGGACTTCGCGGCCCATCTCCGCGAGGAGTTCGCCGAGGAAGTCGCGGCGGACCGGCTTACTATCGTTGAGGGTGACGCGCTCGAAGTCGACCTGCCTGAGTTCACCGCAAGCATCTCGAATCTGCCCTACGGCGCGTCCTCAGAGATCGCCTTTCGATTGCTTCCGAAGCAGCGCCCGCTGCTGTTGATGTTCCAGCAGGAGTTCGCTGAGCGGATGGCCGCCGACCCCGCGACGGACGACTACGGGCGGCTCTCGGTCACGGCGGGCCACTACGCTGACGTGGAGATCGTCGAGACGGTGCCACCGGAAGCATTCGACCCCCAGCCTCGCGTGACGAGTGCGCTCGTCCGGACGACGCCCCGGACCCCGGACTACACCGTCCCCAGCGATGACTTCTTCATGGACTTCCTGAAGGCAGTGTTCACCCAGCGCCGGAAGACAATGCGCAACGCCGTCCGCAACACGGCCCACATCTCCGGGCTGGGTGACCCCGACGCGGTGGTCGAGGCTGCCGACGAGGACCTCATGAGCGCCCGTGCCGGGAAGCTCACGCCGGCCGATTTTGCCACGCTTGCGACACTCGCGTACGAGGTCGGCCAGCCGGAGGCCTGA